In the Colletotrichum higginsianum IMI 349063 chromosome 7 map unlocalized unitig_7, whole genome shotgun sequence genome, one interval contains:
- a CDS encoding Eukaryotic aspartyl protease, producing MLPTLLVPLLWLAMAYAVPTGPTTSGFAPGTLQRSTLTVPVHANPDYVSGGAALTAVYERGNMPVPDALARHTLTRRSASIVASRSTGSYWLTDIFVGNPETPQRIPVIIDTATSDLYASPPAPPLTSHRHPLAEPVTHMNNSWLMTTDTQFGDKAPNGVPTLYDPSKSTTSQEIPGATWSSSYGPSILSGHGPIEATDHLTIADGVTNSGKVYLDTVRFGLLTDNHRFNIVNATVQSVVKVDQRWAVEPKVSGVLGLAKKRPSSVQPRTPSMLDRLKPELHFEWIGIDLRHNSDKGFFSFGYSMGTADINEKPMDDDDDWSFLVTKTRLSTMSGGVWYKFAQPFVATVDTGSSFLLLPSSLVVKYYSEIPDSAFDPDLQHYIFPCSLASGIPDFQFITAGGYLGTVPRDHINLGPVPGNTEKCYGGIQKSTDGQRAIFGGVALKNMYVQLNYGTQGSYVGFGDKGSLDVCSTTSVCDT from the exons ATGCTCCCAACTCTCCTCGTACCGCTGCTCTGGTTGGCAATGGCGTACGCCGTCCCGACTGGCCCCACAACATCCGGGTTTGCGCCCGGAACTCTCCAGCGCAGTACCCTCACGGTACCGGTCCACGCCAACCCGGACTACGTCTCGGGCGGGGCCGCTCTCACAGCCGTCTATGAGAGGGGGAACATGCCCGTCCCGGATGCCCTTGCAAGACACACACTGACCCGGCGCTCTG CCTCTATCGTGGCGTCTAGAAGCACGGGCAGCTACTGGCTGACCGACATCTTCGTCGGAAACCCCGAAACCCCCCAAAGGATACCAGTCATCATCGACACGGCCACTTCCGACTTGTATGCCTCtccccccgcccctccccttaCAAGCCATCGGCATCCTCTGGCAGAGCCTGTAACTCACATGAACAATAGCTGGCTGATGACTACTGACACCCAGTTTGGCGACAAAGCGCCTAACGGTGTGCCGACGCTGTATGACCCCTCAAAGTCGACAACGAGCCAGGAAATACCCGGCGCTACTTGGTCATCTTCATACGGTCCGTCCATTCTCAGCGGCCACGGTCCTATTGAAGCGACTGACCACCTCACCATAGCGGATGGTGTCACCAATTCGGGCAAGGTGTACTTGGACACTGTCCGCTTCGGCCTCCTGACAGACAACCACCGCTTCAACATCGTCAACGCTACAGTCCAATCTGTCGTAAAAGTTGACCAACGTTGGGCGGTTGAGCCCAAGGTCAGTGGCGTACTGGGACTTGCGAAAAAGCGCCCATCGAGCGTCCAGCCGAGAACGCCATCCATGCTCGACCGTCTCAAGCCGGAGCTGCATTTCGAATGGATTGGTATCGACCTGCGGCACAACTCGGACAAAGgattcttctccttcgggTACTCCATGGGAACCGCCGACATCAACGAAAAGCCCatggatgacgacgacgattgGAGTTTCCTGGTCACCAAGACTCGCTTGAGTACCATGAGTGGCGGGGTGTGGTATAAATTTGCGCAGCCTTTCGTTGCAACCGTCGACACAGGCAGCAGCTTCTTGTTGCTTCCATCATCGCTGGTAGTCAAGTACTACTCTGAGATTCCCGACTCGGCCTTTGACCCAGACCTGCAACACTACATCTTTCCATGCTCCTTGGCATCTGGGATCCCCGACTTCCAGTTCATAACTGCAGGCGGATACCTTGGGACCGTTCCGAGGGATCACATCAACCTCGGACCCGTGCCCGGCAATACCGAAAAATGCTACGGCGGCATCCAAAAAAGTACCGACGGCCAACGTGCCATATTCGGTGGGGTGGCGCTCAAGAACATGTATGTTCAGCTGAATTATGGCACACAAGGCAGCTATGTCGGCTTTGGCGACAAGGGATCCCTCGATGTGTGCTCAACGACATCGGTCTGTGACACGTAA
- a CDS encoding Heat shock protein 70-like protein produces the protein MAQRTFSPLAIVLGCVFFFSAHVFAVSAVLGIDLGTEYIKAALVKPGIPLDIVLTKDSRRKEISAVTFKPLQGGPKSGAYPERLYGSDAIALSARFPHDVYPNLKTLLGLSVDDPIVQEYAARHPALQLEKNKKRGTAAFKSKVFTEEEEAWLVEELLAMELQSIQKNAEVAAGSGTSIRSIVLTVPPYFTVEEKRAIQTAADLAGLKVLSLISDGLAVGLNYATSRQFPNINEGGKAEHHLVFDMGAGSTKATVMKFQGRTVKDIGKFNKTVQEVSVIGSGWDRTLGGDALNYLIVDDMVTQFVESKAAKKISADADKVKAHGRAIAKLTKEAERLRHVLSANQQAGASFEGLYEDVDFKYKLTRADFEKMAESHAARVDAVILGALKTAQLELADLTSVILHGGASRTPFVQKQLEQVVGSADKLRSNVNSDEAAVFGAAFRAAELSPSFRVKEIRISEGGNYPSGMKWTNNKNKLQHQRLWSAISPQGGVPKEVTFTNHEDFDVTFYQQIGSAEQDTKVLTTKNLTASVAELKEKYSCVDSDIHFKVGVKLSGENGEVDVTKATVECEAEAPEKEGFVDGVKNLFGFGKKDQKPLDGDEDGESSTTSSESSATTTTSTKTDTTPASSSPSPSDPTSDDSEPAKKKVLVIINVDFILEKAGRPDLSRDDLIHSKDRLKAFEASDKARRLREEALNQLEGFTYKVRSLLESETFIAASTAEERATLEKKNNEASDWLYEEGADASRDDLKKRYKELHDPVVKIQKRSEEADKRPELVKALKDALNSTQSFVSTIKKQIDEYDEWHASASAGSSSSTSTETPSATPSGDFDDLEDDDSSKERTMDDVVKEKGPVPPLYKREDVDVVDDLYESTTKWLKEMEKKQDALTTTDDPVLLVKDLQAKRDKLDKAGMDLAMKGVKNFEGKTKKANKSAKTKKTKSTTTTASASSGDSKEKPTTTVPSKSSTAEPEPPAGRTVELPGGGSYVQFGADGDTPSEADIEEILKKFEQSQQGQGQAGAQEDAPEHDEL, from the coding sequence ATGGCGCAACGAACTTTCTCGCCCCTGGCAATAGTCCTTGGCtgcgtcttcttcttttccgCACACGTGTTTGCGGTTTCCGCagtcctcggcatcgacctTGGCACCGAGTACatcaaggccgccctcgtcaaACCCGGCATTCCTCTCGATATCGTCCTGACCAAGGACTCCCGCCGCAAGGAGATCTCTgccgtcaccttcaagcCCCTCCAGGGAGGCCCCAAGTCTGGAGCCTACCCCGAGAGGCTTTACGGCtccgacgccatcgccctctCCGCCCGCTTCCCCCACGATGTCTACCCCAACCTAAAGACCCTCCTGGGTCTCTCCGTCGACGACCCCATCGTCCAAGAATACGCTGCCCGGCACCCTGCGCTGCagctcgagaagaacaagaaacGTGGGACCGCTGCTTTCAAGAGCAAGGTCTTCactgaggaggaggaggcatgGCTAGTCGAAGAGCTTCTGGCCATGGAACTGCAGAGCATCCAGAAGAACGCCGAGGTTGCTGCTGGATCTGGAACCTCGATCCGCTCAATCGTTCTGACTGTCCCTCCCTACTTCACCGTTGAGGAGAAGCGCGCCATCCAGACCGCCGCTGACCTCGCCGGTCTCAAGGTTCTCAGCCTCATCagcgacggcctcgccgttgGTCTCAACTATGCCACCTCCCGCCAGTTCCCCAACATTAACGAGGGAGGCAAGGCTGAGCACCACCTAGTCTTCGACATGGGCGCTGGCTCCACCAAGGCCACCGTGATGAAGTTCCAGGGTCGCACCGTCAAGGACATTGGCAAGTTCAACAAGACCGTACAGGAGGTTTCCGTCATCGGCTCCGGCTGGGATAGGACTCTGGGTGGCGACGCGCTCAACTACCTCATTGTCGATGATATGGTCACCCAGTTCGTCGAgtccaaggccgccaagaagatctctgccgacgccgacaaggtcaaggcccACGGCCGTGCCATCGCGAAGCTGACCAAGGAGGCGGAGCGCTTGCGCCACGTCCTCAGCGCCAAccagcaggccggcgccagCTTCGAGGGTCTCTACGAGGACGTTGATTTCAAGTACAAGCTCACCCGCGCCGACTTCgagaagatggccgagaGCCACGCCGCTCGCGTCGACGCTGTCATTTTGGGCGCCCTTAAGACGGCCCAGCTTGAGCTCGCGGACCTGACCTCCGTCATCCTTCACGGTGGTGCTTCCCGCACCCCCTTCGTCCAGAAGCAGCTGGAGCAGGTCGTTGGCTCCGCCGACAAGCTCCGCAGCAACGTTAactcggacgaggccgccgtcttTGGTGCGGCCTTCCGTGCCGCCGAGCTCAGCCCCAGCTTTCGCGTCAAGGAGATTCGCATTTCCGAGGGTGGAAACTACCCTTCTGGCATGAAATGGaccaacaacaagaacaagctTCAGCACCAGCGTCTGTGGTCCGCCATCTCTCCCCAGGGCGGTGTACCCAAGGAGGTTACCTTCACCAACCACGAAGACTTCGACGTCACCTTCTACCAGCAGATCGGCTCCGCTGAACAGGACACCAAGGTCCTGACCACCAAGAATCTGACCGCCTCGGTCGCggagctcaaggagaagTACTCTTGCGTCGACAGCGATATCCACTTCAAGGTCGGAGTCAAGCTGAGCGGCGAGAACGGAGAGGTCGATGTCACCAAGGCCACTGTCGAGTGCGAGGCCGAAGCCCCTGAAAAGGAGGGCTTTGTCGACGGGGTCAAGAACTTGTTCGGGTTCGGAAAGAAGGACCAGAAGCCcctggacggcgacgaagacggcgagtCGTCGACCACCTCATCCGAGTCTTCTGCCACTACCACGACTTCTACCAAGACCGACACGACCccggcctcttcctcccccagTCCCAGCGATCCCACCTCTGATGACAGTGAGcccgccaagaagaaggtgctcgtcatcatcaacgtCGACTTCATTCTCGAGAAGGCTGGGCGACCCGATCTATCCCGCGACGATCTTATCCATTCCAAGGACCGCCTCAAGGCATTCGAGGCTTCTGACAAGGCCCGCCGCCTGAGGGAAGAGGCACTTAACCAGCTGGAGGGTTTCACCTACAAGGTCCGCAGTCTCCTTGAGAGTGAGACGTTTATTGCCGCTTCCACTGCAGAGGAGCGCGCCACtctggagaagaagaacaacgAAGCGAGCGACTGGCTCTACGAGGAGGGTGCCGACGCATCACGTGATGATCTCAAGAAGAGATACAAGGAGCTCCACGACCCCGTCGTCAAGATCCAAAAGAGAAGTGAGGAGGCCGATAAGCGCCCCGAACTCGTCAAGGCCCTGAAGGACGCTCTCAACTCGACACAGTCCTTTGTCAGCACCATCAAGAAGCAGATCGACGAGTATGACGAGTGGCACGCGTCCGCATCCGCCGGGTCTTCGAGCAGCACCTCCACCGAGACCCCCTCGGCGACCCCCTCAGGCGACTTTGAtgacctcgaggacgacgataGCAGCAAGGAGCGTACGATGGAtgacgtcgtcaaggagaagggaCCCGTCCCGCCGCTGTACAAGCGTGAGGACGTTGACGTGGTCGATGACCTGTACGAGTCGACGACTAAGTGGCtcaaggagatggagaagaagcaggaCGCCCTCACCACGACGGACGACCCCGTTCTCCTCGTCAAGGACCTCCAGGCCAAGCGGGAcaagctcgacaaggccggcaTGGACCTCGCTATGAAGGGCGTCAAGAACTTCGAGGGCAAgaccaagaaggccaacAAGAGCGCAAAGACCAAGAAGACAAaatccaccaccaccacggcctCCGCCTCGTCCGGCGACTCCAAGGAGAAGCCCACCACGACCGTTCCGTCCAAGAGCTCGACCGCTGAGCCCGAGCCCCCCGCCGGCCGGACAGTCGAGCTCCCCGGTGGTGGGAGCTACGTCCAgttcggcgccgacggcgataCGCCGAGCGAGGCCGACATTGAGGAGATTCTCAAGAAGTTTGAGCAGTCGCAGCAGGGCCAGGGCCAGGCTGGCGCTCAGGAGGACGCCCCAGAGCACGATGAGCTCTGA
- a CDS encoding Heavy-metal-associated domain-containing protein yields the protein MSEHTYKFNVSMSCGGCSGAVDRVLKKLDGVKSYEVSLESQTATVVAEESLPYEKVLQTIAKTGKKVNSGSADGVEQSVEVTA from the exons ATGTCTGAGCACACTTACAAGTTCAACGTCAGCATGagctgcggcggctgctCCGGTGCCGTCGACCGTGTCCTGAAGAAGCTTGACG GTGTCAAGTCCTACGAGGTCTCTCTCGAGAGCCAAACCGCCACTGTCGTCGCTGAGGAGAGCCTGCCGTACGAGAAGGTCCTCCAGACCATCGCCAAGACGGGCAAGAAGGTCAACTCTggcagcgccgacggcgtcgagcagaGCGTCGAGGTCACCGCATAA
- a CDS encoding short chain dehydrogenase codes for MAPVDNEVRGRLALVTGASGGIGGACAKELFANGARLALTCSSERTYAKITELASKLKSAATQDATVSCHVVDMSSTSAIEHLFEQIKTEHGQPPDILVSNAGTAGFGNKANPYLENISLDEFDFTININLRASFLLCKLAIPHMAAQHWGRIVFVSSISAVGGGINGCHYAASKAGLTGMMKNLSSKHAKDGVSLNDVAPAMIGDTGMIPDEKRVEGTPGDVKNIPVGRLGTPQECANVVIMLCKTGYLTGQSILLSGGLK; via the exons ATGGCTCCCGTTGACAACGAAGTCAGAGGCAGATTGGCCCTGGTCACAGGTGCCTCTGGCGG CATTGGAGGAGCTTGTGCCAAGGAGCTCTTCGCCAACGGCGCTCGTCTGGCCCTGACGTGTTCGTCCGAACGCACCTACGCCAAGATCACAGAGCTCGCTTCGAAGTTGAAGAGCGCTGCAACCCAAGACGCCACCGTCTCCTGCCATGTGGTGGACATGTCCTCCACTAGTGCCATCGAGCACCTCTTTGAGCAGATCAAGACCGAGCACGGCCAACCCCCCGACATACTAGTCTCCAATGCCGGCACGGCTGGCTTCGGCAACAAAGCCAATCCGTATCTTGAGAACATTTCCCTCGACGAATTCGACTtcaccatcaacatcaacctTCGCGCCTCGTTCCTCCTGTGCAAGTTGGCCATCCCGCACATGGCCGCCCAGCACTGGGGCCGCATCGTCTTTGtctcgtccatctcggccgtTGGCGGTGGCATCAACGGCTGTCACTACGCCGCCAGCAAGGCCGGTCTGACGGGCATGATGAAGAACCTGTCATCCAAGCACGCCAAGGACGGCGTTTCGCTGAACGACGTCGCGCCGGCCATGATTGGGGACACGGGCATGATTCCTGACGAAAAGCGTGTCGAGGGCACACCCGGCGACGTGAAGAACATACCTGTTGGAAGGCTGGGTACGCCGCAGGAGTGTGCCAATGTTGTCATCATGCTTTGCAAAACTGGCTATCTGACGGGGCAGAGCATCTTGTTGAGCGGCGGCCTAAAGTGA
- a CDS encoding EC51 protein — protein MKLLYLFTYFSMIAALAILSSPIHTDHTGIEVRKQPNRSSPKTPDTKADDTKADDPKKADKEKADKEKADKEKPDPSKAWKSIEHFFPSGSPQHNTYYWFTTCIAQGDNREPGDSGGEPDEVEDWSIAETGCAHIGIVVGKTARRKKEFKATLIDLVEFDTPEGKESLGYRFIEWGNPINKQKLRYGGKNKAKAEGGKTTKAKADITKLKAHAKSWLDEKGKEYNMEANCLTFYWYIKSLLQ, from the exons ATGAAGCTACTCTATCTTTTTACCTACTTTTCTATGATAGCTGCTCTAGCTATCCTGTCTTCGCCTATCCACACGGACCATACTGGTATCGAAGTTCGCAAACAACCCAATCGAAGCAGCCCAAAGACACCCGACACAAAGGCAGACGACACAAAGGCAGACGACCCAAAGAAAGCCGACAAGGAGAAAGCCGACAAGGAGAAAGCCGACAAGGAGAAACCCGACCCATCGAAAGCCTGGAAGTCAATCGAGCACTTTTTTCCTTCGGGTTCCCCCCAGCACAACACATACTATTGGTTCACGACCTGTATAGCACAGGGGGATAATCGCGAACCAGGAGATAGTGGCGGGGAACCTGATGAAGTAGAAGATTGGTCTATTGCAGAGACTGGTTGTGCTCACATAGGTATTGTGGTTGGTAAGACTGCGCGGCGGAAGAAGGAATTCAAAGCGACCTTAATAGATCTTGTGGAATTCGATACGCCGGAAGGCAAAGAATCCTTGGGCTATAGGTTTATCGAATGGGGAAACCCAATCAACAAGCAAAA ACTTCGATACGGTGGGAAAAATAAAGCTAAAGCTGAAGGTGGGAAAACAACTAAAGCTAAAGCCGATATAACTAAACTGAAAGCTCATG CTAAATCGTGGTTGGATGAAAAAGGCAAGGAATATAACATGGAGGCGAACTGTTTAACTTTCTATTGGTATATAAAATCTTTACTGCAGTAG
- a CDS encoding Nulp1-pending protein, which produces MSSRQLRKLQKQRELEKLQEAKSAAEESSDDEPEPVPMKPRQSLFAALSGADDNNDDEESDDAQDAALPESEPEIAPQPAKKKNKKKKKAKKAAKLDESAKNTEDKEDEIDRALKELSIARNAGSAASDNLAQRSRDVDELLQINTQYLRAINEMRALFGKDAIQAAQEEERAELEAARRAQRGPNQHVDLETALRGDPRKKLPEISLRRNVFIQGKDTWPRATAAGLVMKEIRKGSDGLTEFAFVHEQTYDNVQIMFFSCVQLGDPMQMVQLLMRFPYHVSTLLQVSKVAIQDQNQALAADLCERALFTFGRATTSAFRQKLEQGKARLDFRRPENRELWLAGYTYLKSLIRKGTYRTALEWAKLLFSLNPNDPYGMKYFIHTLAIRARQAQWLIDFMTTHEFVSDETDDTYLKQTLVLAKLQVGDTDGAKVAAVAGMERLPWLYCALFQALNVEAPPPLWGVRPDTNEREFWTNLYIHQAKDIWNNTQAIDLLKEAVKMAQKPSQALPEDMPADNRTARWTWLEDTPSLLSGIPRAMLAREPNYAFDPLPPPKEENIFTSQGVQMPWRQGGEHGEDGMFAQERALMNLLRRQQERAAARGGAGAGAGGAADMGAMGGAGAMGAMMGAFPEDDDEGDDFGDAWEGAFSDGDDDGLEGDGRQLPSAGVVQRLADMLASMIPGGWPAEPTGESDEHSNAGDDEMPSLVDADEDIGDGEARQQRGGHQPQ; this is translated from the coding sequence ATGTCTAGCCGCCAGCTCCGTAAGCTGCAAAAACAGAGGGAGCTAGAGAAGCTTCAAGAGGCCAAATCGGCCGCAGAGGAGtccagcgacgacgagcccgaaCCTGTACCCATGAAACCTCGACAGAGTCTATTCGCAGCGTTAAGTGGTGctgacgacaacaacgatgacgaagaaTCGGACGACGCGCAAGATGCAGCCCTACCAGAATCCGAACCTGAGATAGCGCCTCAGCctgcgaagaagaagaacaagaaaaagaagaaggcgaagaaggctgCGAAGCTGGACGAATCCGCAAAGAACACCGAGGACAAGGAAGATGAGATTGATCGGGCCCTTAAGGAGCTCAGCATTGCGCGCAATGCCGGCTCGGCCGCCTCCGACAACCTCGCGCAACGAAgccgcgacgtcgacgaactCCTCCAAATCAACACCCAATACCTCCGGGCGATCAACGAGATGCGCGCTCTGTTTGGAAAGGATGCCATTCAGGCTGCTCAAGAGGAAGAACGGGCCGAGCTGGAGGCTGCGCGCCGGGCTCAAAGGGGCCCTAATCAACACGTCGACCTGGAGACGGCACTTCGAGGGGACCCGCGTAAGAAACTCCCCGAGATATCGCTGCGACGCAACGTCTTCATCCAAGGCAAAGACACGTGGCCACGCGCTACTGCGGCGGGGCTGGTCATGAAGGAGATCCGAAAAGGCTCGGATGGCCTTACCGAGTTTGCTTTCGTGCACGAGCAGACCTACGACAACGTCCAGATCATGTTCTTCAGCTgcgtccagctcggcgacccCATGCAGATGGTTCAGCTTCTGATGCGCTTCCCCTACCACGTCTCGACCTTGCTCCAGGTTAGCAAGGTCGCCATCCAGGACCAAAaccaggccctggctgcGGACCTTTGCGAGCGAGCACTGTTCACTTTTGGTCGGGCTACGACATCTGCCTTCAGACAAAAGCTGGAGCAGGGCAAGGCCCGGCTCGACTTCCGCCGCCCGGAAAACCGCGAACTATGGCTCGCCGGGTACACATACCTTAAGAGCCTGATTCGCAAGGGCACTTACAGGACTGCACTGGAGTGGGCGAAGCTGCTCTTCAGCCTGAACCCTAACGATCCTTACGGGATGAAGTACTTCATCCACACACTGGCCATCCGCGCACGCCAAGCGCAGTGGCTCATTGATTTCATGACCACGCACGAGTTTGTGTCGGACGAGACAGACGACACGTATCTCAAGCAGACGCTCGTTCTCGCGAAGCTGCAGGTGGGCGACACTGACGGAGCAAAGGTTGCCGCCGTGGCGGGCATGGAGCGGTTGCCGTGGCTCTACTGTGCCCTCTTTCAGGCGTTGAACGTGGAAGCGCCGCCTCCCTTGTGGGGTGTACGACCTGACACCAACGAGCGCGAGTTCTGGACGAATCTCTACATCCACCAAGCCAAGGATATCTGGAACAACACGCAGGCCATTGACCTGCTCAAGGAAGCTGTCAAGATGGCGCAGAAGCCCAGCCAGGCCCTCCCGGAAGATATGCCGGCAGACAATCGCACAGCCAGGTGGACTTGGTTGGAAGACACTCCAAGTCTGCTAAGCGGCATTCCAAGAGCGATGCTCGCGCGGGAACCCAACTACGCTTTTGACCCTCTCCCACCGCCAAAGGAAGAGAACATCTTTACGAGCCAGGGCGTCCAGATGCCCTGGCGGCAAGGCGGCGAGCATGGTGAAGATGGAATGTTTGCTCAAGAGCGCGCGCTCATGAACCTGCTCCGGAGACAGCAAGAGAGAGCCGCGGCGAGAGGTGGGGCGGGAGCAGGAGCCGGGGGTGCCGCGGACATGGGCGCAATGGGAGGGGCGGGTGCCATGGGTGCCATGATGGGTGCATTCCcggaggatgacgacgaaggaGACGACTTTGGGGACGCGTGGGAGGGCGCATTCAGCGACGGGGACGATGATGGGCTTGAGGGCGACGGACGTCAGCTCCCCTCGGCTGGCGTGGTCCAGCGGCTGGCGGATATGCTAGCGTCTATGATACCTGGCGGATGGCCGGCGGAGCCGACTGGCGAGAGCGACGAGCACTCGAACGCGGGAGACGATGAGATGCCTAGCCTGGTTGACGCTGACGAGGACATTGGTGATGGCGAGGCACGACAGCAGCGTGGCGGGCACCAGCCGCAGTAG
- a CDS encoding 40S ribosomal protein S25 — MVRPARRPLLCVSKGKVKDKAQHAVILDKTTSDKLYKDVQSYRLVTVAVLVDRLKINGSLARRCLADLEEKGIIKPIVQHSKMKIYTRAVGGTD; from the exons ATGGTACGCCCCGCGAGACGCCCTCTCCTCTGTGT GTCCAAGGGAAAGGTCAAGGACAAGGCCCAACacgccgtcatcctcgacaagACCACCTCCGACAAGCTCTACAAGGATGTTCAGTCCTACCGCCTGGTGACCGTTGCCGTCCTGGTCGACCGTCTCAAGATCAACGGCTCCCTCGCCCGGAGATGtcttgccgacctcgaggagaagggcatcATCAAGCCCATTGTCCAGCACAGCAAGATGAAGATCTACA CCCGTGCCGTCGGTGGTACTGACTAA
- a CDS encoding 40S ribosomal protein S5, translating to MSDGGDIEVENVGSYDVLPKDVVKEVGNVKLFNKWDYDVEVRDISLTDYISLRNPVYVTHSAGRYAVKRFRKANCPIIERLTNSLMMHGRNNGKKLMAVRIVAHAFEIIHLMTDQNPIQIAVDAIVNCGPREDSTRIGSAGTVRRQAVDVSPLRRVNQAISLLTTGAREASFRNVKSIAECLAEELINAAKGSSNSYAIKKKDELERVAKSNR from the exons ATGTCTGACGGCGGCGATatcgaggtcgagaacgTGGGCTCCTACGATGTCCTCCCCaaggacgtcgtcaaggaggtcGGCAACGTCAAGCTTTTCAACAAGTGGGATTACGATGTTGAGGTCCGGGACATCTCTCTGAC TGACTACATCTCCCTCCGCAACCCCGTCTATGTCACCCACTCCGCTGGCCGCTATGCTGTCAAGCGCTTCCGCAAGGCCAACTGCCCCATCATTGAGCGTCTCACCAACTCGCTCATGATGCACGGCCGCAACAACGGAAAGAAGCTCATGGCTGTCCGCATCGTTGCCCACGCCTTCGAGATC ATCCACCTGATGACCGACCAGAACCCCATCCagatcgccgtcgacgccattgTCAACTGCGGTCCCCGCGAAGACTCTACCCGTATTGGTTCCGCCGGTACCGTCCGTCGCCAGGCCGTCGATGTCTCCCCCCTGCGCCGCGTCAACCAGGCCATCTCCCTCCTCACCACCGGTGCTCGCGAGGCCTCTTTCCGCAACGTCAAGTCCATCGCCGAGTGCTTGGCTGAGGAGCTGatcaacgccgccaagggAAGCAGCAACTCGTAcgccatcaagaagaaggacgagctGGAGCGTGTCGCCAAGTCCAACCGGTAA
- a CDS encoding Acetyltransferase: protein MGTPFVSLLEPTGLDAYIRGVPHDEQPAAIPKEFCDAMEVREAVFVEEQKVPAENEFDADDSRACHWVAYASVNKVVEQEVVDAAGNIVKPRRSSTRSTPIGTIRLVPFPHAPHPKNGGVYWDGVLKEGLDAEGAKFAPAAHERANANASPVNGQAETAAEHVGGERRLSAIKVFAPDRATELHDGKEPYVKLGRLAVVREFRGHRIARLLVTTALAWLRAHPSYFDPSIKEMGLEQIGAASAEEVPKWKGLVCVHAQAAVVGAWEKFGFQVDQGMGTWWEEGIEHKGMFLRLDIGERTPTL from the coding sequence ATGGGAACACCTTTCGTCTCTCTCCTCGAGCCGACCGGGCTAGATGCCTATATTCGTGGCGTGCCGCATGACGagcagccggcggcgatccCCAAGGAGTTCTGCGACGCCATGGAGGTGcgcgaggccgtcttcgtggaggagcagaaggtgcccgccgagaacgagttcgacgccgacgacagcCGCGCCTGTCACTGGGTTGCGTACGCATCTGTCAAcaaggtcgtcgagcaggaggtcgtcgacgccgccggcaacatCGTCAAGCCCCGCCGCAGTAGCACCCGCAGCACCCCCATCGGCACCATCCGCCTCGTGCCCTTCCCCCATGCCCCGCACCCCAAGAACGGCGGTGTCTACTGGGACGGCGTGCTCAAAGAGGGGCTGGACGCCGAGGGGGCCAAATTCGCGCCGGCGGCCCACGAGAGGGCGAACGCGAACGCGAGCCCGGTTAACGGAcaggccgagacggccgcagagcacgtcggcggcgagagaCGGCTGTCCGCGATCAAGGTCTTCGCGCCGGATCGCGCGACAGAACTGCATGACGGCAAGGAGCCCTACGTCAAGCTTGGCCGGCTGGCCGTGGTTCGGGAGTTTAGGGGCCACCGAATCGCGAGGCTGctggtgacgacggcgctcgCATGGCTGCGGGCGCACCCGAGCTATTTCGACCCAAGCATCAAGGAGATGGGCCTCGAGCAGATCGGCGCCGCGAGCGCCGAGGAGGTACCCAAGTGGAAAGGCCTCGTGTGTGTGCACGcgcaggccgccgtcgtgggcgCCTGGGAGAAGTTTGGATTCCAGGTCGACCAGGGCATGGGGACCTGGTGGGAGGAGGGCATTGAGCACAAGGGCATGTTCTTGAGGTTGGATATCGGGGAGAGGACACCAACTCTCTGA